The Streptomyces albofaciens JCM 4342 genome has a segment encoding these proteins:
- a CDS encoding FecCD family ABC transporter permease, whose translation MALLVSLLCGVGLGASGVGWADVLRYLSAGLGGGTIAPDEVSAYTIVWELRFPRAVLAAVVGAGLSAIGVAVQALVRNALADPFVLGISSGAAVGANAVLLFGSLGALGVWALSTAAFGSALLAMVLVYAAARGAHGLTPLRLVLTGSAMYYGFSAVSTLMIFAHDHGEAARSAMMWLLGSLSGAGWGSVPVAAAAVAGALLYLSLSAGRLNALAMGDESAAALGVDPGRLRRQLFAVTAAVTGAVVAVSGAIGFVGLVVPHVTRMLVGAGHRRVLVVAPLLGAVLLVWVDILSRVLLAPVELPVGVITAVIGVPCFVLLLRRRGYAFGGGA comes from the coding sequence ATGGCGCTGCTCGTCTCGCTGCTGTGCGGCGTCGGCCTCGGCGCCTCCGGCGTCGGCTGGGCCGATGTGCTGCGCTATCTCAGCGCGGGGCTGGGCGGCGGCACCATCGCCCCGGACGAGGTCTCCGCGTACACCATCGTGTGGGAGCTGCGCTTCCCGCGCGCCGTGCTGGCCGCCGTGGTCGGCGCCGGGCTCTCGGCCATCGGCGTCGCCGTGCAGGCCCTGGTCCGCAACGCGCTCGCCGACCCGTTCGTGCTGGGCATCTCCTCCGGCGCGGCGGTCGGCGCCAACGCCGTCCTGCTCTTCGGGTCGCTCGGCGCGCTCGGCGTCTGGGCACTGTCCACCGCCGCGTTCGGCTCGGCCCTGCTGGCCATGGTGCTGGTGTACGCGGCGGCCCGCGGCGCGCACGGCCTGACTCCGCTGCGCCTGGTCCTGACCGGCTCCGCGATGTACTACGGCTTCTCCGCCGTCTCCACGCTGATGATCTTCGCCCATGACCACGGCGAGGCGGCGCGCTCCGCGATGATGTGGCTGCTCGGCAGCCTCAGCGGCGCGGGCTGGGGCTCGGTGCCGGTCGCCGCGGCGGCGGTGGCCGGCGCGCTGCTGTACCTGTCGCTCTCCGCGGGCCGCCTGAACGCGCTCGCCATGGGCGACGAGTCGGCCGCCGCGCTCGGCGTGGACCCGGGCCGGCTGCGTCGGCAGCTGTTCGCGGTCACGGCGGCCGTCACCGGCGCGGTGGTCGCGGTCAGCGGGGCCATCGGGTTCGTCGGGCTGGTGGTGCCGCACGTGACGCGGATGCTGGTGGGCGCCGGGCACCGCCGGGTGCTGGTGGTGGCGCCGCTGCTGGGCGCGGTGCTGCTGGTGTGGGTGGACATCCTGTCCCGGGTGCTGCTGGCGCCCGTCGAGCTGCCGGTCGGGGTGATCACGGCCGTCATCGGGGTGCCGTGCTTCGTGCTGCTGCTGCGGCGGCGCGGTTACGCGTTCGGGGGTGGGGCGTGA
- a CDS encoding ABC transporter ATP-binding protein: protein MRLDIDAVSVDVAGARLVHDITLRAGSGRVVGLVGPNGSGKSTLLRCAYRALRPAAGAVRLDGTDLHAMGVRESARQLAALPQESATEFGFTAAEVVAMGRLPHQRGSGRPSAADLRVCERALDRTGAAHLAERAFLSLSGGEKQRVLIARALAQEPRVLVLDEPTNHLDIAQQLELLALVRDSGLTVLTALHDLNLAAGHCDELYVVSHGRIVASGAPHDVLAPDLLAEVFGVRAHRVPHPETGAVQLLFDRLPGRTEPSAAP from the coding sequence ATGCGGCTCGATATCGACGCGGTGTCCGTGGACGTGGCCGGGGCCCGGCTCGTGCACGACATCACCCTGCGCGCCGGCAGCGGCCGGGTCGTCGGACTGGTCGGGCCCAACGGCAGCGGCAAGTCGACACTGCTGCGCTGCGCGTACCGCGCGCTGCGCCCCGCCGCCGGGGCGGTACGGCTGGACGGCACCGACCTGCACGCCATGGGCGTACGCGAGAGCGCCCGCCAACTGGCCGCGCTGCCCCAGGAGTCGGCGACCGAGTTCGGCTTCACGGCCGCCGAGGTGGTCGCCATGGGGCGGCTGCCGCACCAGCGCGGTTCGGGCCGCCCCAGCGCCGCGGACCTGCGGGTGTGCGAGCGCGCGCTGGACCGTACCGGCGCCGCGCACCTGGCCGAGCGCGCCTTCCTGAGCCTGTCCGGCGGCGAGAAGCAGCGCGTCCTGATCGCCCGCGCGCTGGCCCAGGAGCCGCGGGTGCTGGTACTGGACGAGCCGACCAACCACCTCGACATCGCGCAGCAGTTGGAGCTGCTGGCCCTGGTGCGGGACAGCGGGCTGACGGTGCTGACCGCGCTGCACGACCTCAATCTGGCCGCCGGGCACTGCGACGAGCTGTACGTCGTCTCCCACGGCCGGATCGTCGCCTCCGGCGCGCCGCACGACGTACTGGCCCCGGACCTGCTCGCCGAGGTGTTCGGGGTGCGCGCGCACCGCGTACCGCATCCCGAGACCGGCGCCGTCCAGCTGCTGTTCGACCGCCTGCCCGGCCGTACCGAACCGTCGGCCGCCCCGTGA
- a CDS encoding ABC transporter substrate-binding protein: MRIRHRSAALLTALALAALTGCGAHVAEDGKGAGKGDSATASGSGHYPVTIENCGTKTTYDKAPRRVVTNDVGIADIMFALGLEDHMAGYVMPEYRGKLDAVAWKDAYGKVPWLSKKAITKELALDAKADLVFAGWNYGFGEDSGVTPASLKKLGIGSYVLTESCRNGADGDQGTARGVMPPLDALYTDLRTLGKIFDVEDRAEALIAKYRKQVADAQAGAPEDGARPTVFLYDGGQDKPMTSGRFAGPHDIITKAGGDHVMKDLKDSWTTVGWETVVERDPDVIVINDYGTPTAEQKKAFLKSYAPLKNVSAVKNDRIFVMDYADLVESPRNPAAVTALSGYLRGVREH, encoded by the coding sequence ATGCGCATCCGCCACCGCTCCGCCGCCCTGCTCACCGCCCTCGCGCTCGCCGCGCTCACCGGCTGCGGCGCGCACGTCGCCGAGGACGGGAAGGGGGCCGGGAAGGGGGACTCCGCGACGGCGTCCGGGTCCGGGCACTACCCCGTCACCATCGAGAACTGCGGCACGAAGACGACGTACGACAAGGCGCCGCGGCGGGTGGTCACCAACGACGTCGGGATCGCGGACATCATGTTCGCGCTCGGGCTGGAGGACCACATGGCCGGGTATGTGATGCCGGAGTACCGGGGGAAGCTCGACGCCGTCGCCTGGAAGGACGCGTACGGCAAGGTGCCGTGGCTGTCCAAGAAGGCGATCACCAAGGAACTGGCCCTGGACGCCAAGGCCGACCTGGTCTTCGCCGGCTGGAACTACGGCTTCGGCGAGGACAGCGGCGTCACCCCCGCCTCCCTGAAGAAGCTCGGCATCGGCAGCTACGTCCTGACCGAGTCGTGCCGCAACGGGGCCGACGGGGACCAGGGCACCGCGCGCGGTGTGATGCCGCCGCTGGACGCGCTCTACACCGACCTGCGGACGCTGGGGAAGATCTTCGACGTCGAGGACCGGGCGGAGGCGCTGATCGCGAAGTACCGCAAGCAGGTCGCCGACGCGCAGGCCGGGGCGCCGGAGGACGGTGCGCGGCCGACCGTCTTCCTGTACGACGGCGGCCAGGACAAGCCGATGACCTCCGGCCGCTTCGCCGGGCCGCACGACATCATCACCAAGGCCGGCGGCGACCACGTGATGAAGGACCTGAAGGACTCCTGGACCACGGTGGGCTGGGAGACGGTGGTCGAGCGCGATCCCGACGTGATCGTCATCAACGACTACGGCACGCCCACCGCCGAACAGAAGAAGGCGTTCCTGAAGTCGTACGCGCCCCTGAAGAACGTCTCGGCGGTCAAGAACGACCGCATCTTCGTCATGGACTACGCCGACCTGGTCGAGAGCCCGCGCAACCCCGCGGCCGTCACGGCGCTCTCCGGCTACCTGCGGGGCGTACGCGAGCACTGA
- a CDS encoding Fur family transcriptional regulator, protein MVSTDWQSDLRKRGYRLTPQRQLVLEAVDKLEHATPDDILTEVRRTAGGVNISTVYRTLELLEELKLVSHAHLGHGAPTYHLADRHHHIHLVCRDCTEVIEADLSVAEPFTATLKETFGFDTDLKHFAIFGCCAACTDKSAAGAADDGPEAGGGASGAGA, encoded by the coding sequence GTGGTGAGCACCGACTGGCAGAGCGACCTCCGCAAGCGCGGATACCGGCTGACCCCGCAGCGCCAGCTCGTGCTGGAGGCGGTGGACAAGCTCGAACACGCCACCCCCGACGACATCCTCACCGAGGTGCGCAGGACGGCGGGCGGCGTGAACATCTCCACCGTCTACCGGACGCTGGAGCTGCTGGAGGAGCTGAAGCTGGTCAGCCACGCCCACCTCGGGCACGGCGCGCCCACCTACCACCTCGCCGACCGGCACCACCACATCCACCTGGTGTGCCGGGACTGCACGGAGGTGATCGAGGCCGACCTGTCGGTGGCCGAGCCGTTCACGGCGACGCTCAAGGAGACGTTCGGCTTCGATACGGACCTGAAGCACTTCGCGATCTTCGGGTGCTGTGCGGCGTGTACGGACAAGAGCGCGGCCGGGGCGGCGGACGACGGACCGGAGGCCGGGGGCGGCGCCTCCGGGGCCGGGGCGTAG
- a CDS encoding YgfZ/GcvT domain-containing protein encodes MPRQREASPLLSLPGAVPAEAPDEGVAAHYGDLFREQRALADGRGFVDLSHRGVVTVSGPERLSWLHLLLTQHVTELPPGHATEALILSANGHIEHALYLVDDGETTWLHTEPGDEEPLLAYLESMKFFYRVEIADRTEEYAVVHLPAGSIAEAPKDAVVRETAHGRDLFLPRGELEAFAAANGPAAGTLALEALRVEAHRPRLGLETDHRTIPHELGWIGTAVHLQKGCYRGQETVARVHNLGKPPRRLVFLHLDGSEVHLPPHGAPVRLAADGPEGRQLGFITTSARHHELGPIALALVKRNVPVDAPLLAESTAAAQEVVVEP; translated from the coding sequence ATGCCGCGTCAACGTGAAGCCAGTCCGCTGCTGTCGCTGCCCGGTGCCGTCCCGGCCGAGGCCCCCGACGAAGGTGTCGCCGCCCACTACGGCGATCTGTTCCGCGAGCAACGCGCCCTCGCGGACGGCCGTGGCTTCGTGGACCTCTCGCACCGCGGCGTGGTCACCGTCAGCGGGCCCGAGCGGCTGAGCTGGCTGCACCTGCTGCTGACCCAGCACGTCACCGAGCTGCCGCCCGGCCACGCCACCGAGGCGCTGATCCTCTCCGCCAACGGGCACATCGAGCACGCCCTGTACCTCGTCGACGACGGGGAGACGACCTGGCTGCACACCGAGCCGGGTGACGAGGAGCCGCTGCTCGCCTACCTGGAGAGCATGAAGTTCTTCTACCGGGTCGAGATCGCCGACCGTACGGAGGAGTACGCGGTCGTCCACCTGCCGGCCGGCTCCATCGCCGAGGCCCCGAAGGACGCCGTCGTACGGGAGACCGCGCACGGCCGGGACCTGTTCCTGCCGCGCGGCGAACTGGAGGCCTTCGCGGCGGCCAACGGACCGGCCGCCGGCACCCTGGCCCTGGAGGCGCTGCGCGTGGAGGCGCACCGGCCGCGGCTGGGCCTGGAGACCGACCACCGCACCATCCCGCACGAGCTGGGCTGGATCGGCACCGCCGTCCACCTCCAGAAGGGCTGCTACCGCGGCCAGGAGACGGTGGCCCGCGTCCACAACCTGGGGAAGCCGCCGCGCCGCCTGGTCTTCCTGCACCTGGACGGCAGCGAGGTGCACCTGCCGCCGCACGGCGCGCCCGTACGCCTCGCCGCCGACGGCCCCGAAGGCCGCCAGCTCGGCTTCATCACCACCTCGGCCCGCCACCACGAGCTGGGGCCCATCGCGCTGGCCCTGGTCAAGCGCAACGTCCCGGTGGACGCGCCGCTGCTCGCGGAGAGCACCGCGGCGGCCCAGGAGGTCGTGGTCGAGCCGTAG